The Phragmitibacter flavus genome includes a window with the following:
- a CDS encoding glycosyltransferase, translating into MSQKILRHCIVTPDFPGPIKNGGIGTACLNLARHLVSRGHHVTVLFTGPFERQDERHWASYFLEEFQFEFRCVPKRPVDAPAMIGLVDFGVISWQVSQVLESETFDFIHFQDWLANGFIPLQRRRTLNTLAGATITVTLHSSTQWQQEGSHILPSCTPEHHLLEYAERYAVEHADVAISPSRHMFDYVVQRGWKLPAQQRLLPYTMQTAPFTEVPVLTPNELMFFGRLETRKGLELFVQALEFMLRRHFDFSGIKLTFLGKYGRVASGSAEDYVDALRADSKFSEKFLEIEVLSDLDHFQCQKVLQTRTAALIVTPSLLDNYPLAVLECLQQGRRIIAANTGGIPEMIDDPTCLFDPVPTRLAEVLEQKLSTPSGATKSAYLPNEVGRLWDELIAEHLRPLSFDQTISAVSSVESPLVTICVPHHNDGNHFCELLDSLECQTDDRFTLIAVDDGSSSPDALRTFRECAGRYEKKRGWRFVEQINQGQGSARNHAAQLADTTLLMFMDADNIARPDMVATFLSAIQKTGLDCLSCYFEAFDTAEHLLAEDYLYLYTPIGPCIKAGITDNVFGDTNFIVKREVFQSLGGFSRARLASEDWEFLARLALGGYRMDVIPKALFAYRCRPGSVSRVSSEYLNSLQAIGPYQEQLSGWHKDLVLDVHSLSRQVRWFYHHHHEFQKREKKLKKKIADLEKKHAAAERKNQRLREAVDHWNNRSWLKRAFNRLILRP; encoded by the coding sequence ATGTCGCAAAAAATCCTCCGCCATTGCATCGTCACACCGGATTTCCCTGGGCCCATCAAAAACGGTGGGATCGGCACGGCCTGTCTGAATCTGGCGCGTCATCTCGTGTCACGTGGTCATCATGTCACGGTCTTGTTCACGGGTCCATTCGAGCGTCAGGATGAACGCCATTGGGCCAGTTATTTTTTGGAGGAGTTTCAATTCGAATTTCGCTGTGTGCCGAAACGTCCCGTCGACGCGCCGGCCATGATCGGACTGGTCGACTTCGGAGTAATCTCCTGGCAGGTCTCCCAGGTGCTTGAATCAGAAACTTTCGATTTCATTCATTTTCAAGACTGGCTGGCCAATGGATTCATCCCCCTGCAAAGACGGCGAACGCTGAACACCCTGGCTGGCGCGACCATCACCGTCACCCTTCACAGCAGCACCCAATGGCAGCAGGAAGGCTCCCATATTCTTCCCTCCTGCACGCCCGAGCACCATCTTCTCGAGTATGCCGAACGTTATGCCGTCGAACATGCCGATGTGGCCATCAGTCCATCCCGGCACATGTTTGATTACGTGGTTCAGCGCGGATGGAAGCTGCCTGCGCAACAAAGGTTGCTGCCTTATACCATGCAGACCGCGCCGTTTACTGAGGTGCCTGTTCTCACGCCAAATGAACTGATGTTTTTCGGACGGTTGGAGACTCGCAAAGGTCTGGAGCTTTTTGTCCAGGCTCTTGAATTCATGTTGCGACGGCATTTTGATTTCAGCGGCATCAAGCTGACTTTCCTCGGCAAGTATGGGCGGGTTGCCAGTGGTAGCGCTGAGGACTATGTGGATGCCCTTCGAGCGGATTCGAAATTCAGCGAAAAGTTTCTCGAGATTGAGGTGTTGTCTGACCTTGATCATTTTCAATGTCAGAAGGTTTTGCAGACCAGAACGGCGGCCCTCATCGTGACGCCGTCGTTGTTGGACAACTACCCATTGGCCGTTCTTGAGTGCCTGCAACAAGGCCGGCGCATCATCGCCGCAAACACCGGCGGGATTCCGGAAATGATCGACGATCCCACCTGCCTGTTTGATCCGGTCCCTACCCGGTTGGCCGAAGTGCTGGAGCAAAAGCTTTCAACGCCCAGTGGCGCGACAAAATCGGCTTACCTACCCAATGAGGTTGGCCGACTTTGGGATGAGTTGATTGCCGAACATCTCCGACCTTTGTCGTTTGATCAAACTATCTCAGCCGTCTCTTCCGTTGAGTCACCATTGGTCACGATCTGCGTTCCTCATCACAACGATGGAAACCATTTTTGTGAACTGCTGGATTCGTTGGAATGCCAGACGGATGACCGCTTCACCCTCATTGCCGTGGACGACGGTTCTTCTTCGCCGGATGCGCTTCGAACTTTTCGGGAGTGCGCCGGGCGATATGAAAAGAAGCGCGGCTGGCGGTTTGTGGAACAGATCAACCAAGGACAGGGCAGCGCGCGCAATCACGCTGCGCAGTTGGCGGACACCACGTTGCTGATGTTCATGGACGCCGACAACATCGCCCGACCCGACATGGTCGCCACGTTCCTATCTGCCATTCAGAAAACAGGACTGGACTGCCTGTCGTGTTACTTTGAGGCGTTCGACACGGCTGAACACCTTCTCGCGGAAGACTATCTGTATCTTTACACGCCTATTGGTCCATGCATCAAAGCAGGAATTACGGACAATGTTTTTGGCGACACCAATTTTATCGTGAAGCGTGAGGTTTTTCAAAGTCTGGGAGGGTTCAGCCGCGCCCGTCTGGCATCAGAGGATTGGGAATTTCTCGCCCGGCTTGCCCTCGGTGGGTATCGAATGGATGTGATCCCAAAGGCACTTTTTGCCTATCGTTGCCGGCCTGGAAGCGTGAGCCGGGTCTCTTCCGAATATCTGAATTCACTTCAGGCCATCGGTCCCTATCAGGAACAACTTTCTGGATGGCACAAAGATCTGGTGCTCGACGTCCATTCGTTGTCGCGTCAGGTTCGCTGGTTTTACCACCACCATCACGAGTTCCAAAAAAGGGAGAAAAAACTCAAGAAAAAGATCGCTGATCTCGAGAAGAAACACGCGGCTGCCGAACGGAAAAACCAACGTCTGAGGGAAGCTGTCGATCATTGGAACAACCGGTCCTGGCTGAAACGCGCTTTCAATCGCTTGATTCTTCGACCGTGA
- the treS gene encoding maltose alpha-D-glucosyltransferase has product MNSPQWFKDAVIYEVPIKSFQDSNGDGVGDIRGLIQRLDYLADLGITAIWILPFYPSPLRDDGYDISDYYSVNPSYGTIEDIRELLDESHRRGMKVITELIVNHTSDQCEWFQRARRAPVGSPERDFYVWTDNPKKYKEARIIFQDFETSNWTWDPVAKAYFWHRFYSHQPDLNFENPEVQAEVMRVFDFWLGFGVDGVRLDAIPYLFEREGTNCENLPETHAFLKKLRAHMDEKYPGRMLLAEANQWPEDSVDYFGDDNECHMAYHFPLMPRMFMSLQMEDRFPITDILDQTPAIPDGCQWALFLRNHDELTLEMVTDEERDYMYRVYAKEPNARLNLGIRRRLAPLLGNNRRKIELINSLLFSMPGTPIIYYGDEIGMGDNFYLGDRNGVRTPMQWNADRNAGFSKCNPQKLYLPTIIDPEYHYEAVNVENQQSNLSSLFWWMRRLVRVRTQSTAFARGDITFLQPDNAKVLAFVRRHEDETILVVANLSRFAQHVELNLMDFAGLVPEEMFGRHRWPAIDQNPMSVMMGPHGFYWFKLQPANTYQSGLLTWEPTLMRAGAKWTPALVREIETSILPLYLPTCRWFGGKGRRVRDIVVSQEIDVETPAVRVLVVEVMFLEGLAEKYLLPLAVLQGEEARVLSAAHPQSVIGKFAGDEVLCDAFYLAEFRVELLQHIAGSTSVGGNEARLVGEPARGLNKEQLEQALKQSRVVSLEQSNTSIIYGDLFFMKFFRKFESGVHPDQEMTSVLHDTGEFEHVPEYLGALKLMDAEGSGAATMLCRYTPHQGPGWTYVLDEVAGFCDRVLENRADPSGASLEEMIGPLFAMRVEQLAVITAEMHLALLKAGETRKDFAPEAFSMHYQRSLNQGMRTAAGKAFRQLAAQKDLMDESSRELVETLLSLKDKAYAKLAEVRSKPMVTDKIRIHGDYHLGQVLNTGNDFVVIDFEGEPSLSLGERRLKRSPLKDVAGMLRSFDYAAAEALRREDADDAAMLSPWLAQWVTWVQQKFVAAYLERAGKASFLPEDRDDLNCLLEVFMLEKAIYEVGYELSYRPEFAVIPLRAAVSMIKPKE; this is encoded by the coding sequence ATGAATTCCCCTCAATGGTTTAAAGATGCGGTCATCTATGAAGTGCCGATCAAAAGTTTTCAGGACAGCAATGGCGACGGGGTCGGCGACATCCGCGGTCTGATTCAAAGGCTGGATTATCTCGCGGATCTCGGAATTACCGCGATCTGGATTTTGCCGTTTTATCCTTCGCCTTTGCGCGATGACGGGTATGACATCTCGGATTATTATTCGGTGAATCCTTCGTATGGCACGATTGAAGACATTCGTGAGTTGCTGGACGAATCGCATCGTCGCGGAATGAAGGTGATCACGGAGTTGATCGTCAATCATACCTCGGATCAGTGTGAGTGGTTCCAGCGTGCCCGCCGTGCGCCGGTGGGTTCTCCAGAACGCGATTTTTATGTGTGGACGGACAATCCAAAAAAATACAAGGAAGCGCGCATCATTTTCCAGGATTTTGAGACCTCCAATTGGACATGGGATCCGGTGGCGAAGGCTTACTTCTGGCACCGGTTTTATTCACACCAGCCTGATCTAAATTTTGAAAATCCTGAGGTTCAGGCGGAGGTGATGCGGGTGTTCGATTTCTGGCTGGGCTTTGGCGTGGATGGTGTGCGCTTGGATGCGATTCCTTATCTGTTTGAGCGCGAGGGAACCAATTGCGAAAACCTGCCGGAGACGCATGCCTTTCTGAAGAAGTTGCGGGCACATATGGATGAGAAATATCCGGGACGCATGTTGCTGGCGGAGGCAAACCAATGGCCGGAGGATTCGGTCGATTATTTTGGTGACGATAACGAGTGCCACATGGCTTACCATTTCCCGTTGATGCCGCGCATGTTCATGTCGCTGCAGATGGAGGACCGGTTTCCGATCACGGATATTCTCGATCAAACACCGGCGATTCCAGATGGCTGTCAGTGGGCGTTGTTTTTGCGCAACCATGATGAGTTGACGCTGGAGATGGTGACGGATGAAGAGCGCGATTACATGTATCGCGTATATGCGAAAGAGCCGAATGCGCGGTTGAATTTGGGCATTCGTCGACGCCTTGCGCCTTTGCTCGGAAACAACCGCAGGAAGATTGAGTTGATCAATTCGCTGCTGTTTTCGATGCCGGGAACTCCGATCATTTACTACGGCGACGAGATTGGCATGGGTGACAATTTTTATCTGGGCGATCGCAATGGCGTGCGCACGCCGATGCAATGGAACGCGGATCGCAATGCGGGCTTTTCGAAGTGCAATCCGCAGAAGCTTTATCTGCCAACGATCATTGATCCCGAATACCATTATGAGGCGGTCAATGTGGAGAATCAGCAGAGCAATTTGTCCTCGCTGTTTTGGTGGATGCGCAGGTTGGTGAGGGTGCGCACGCAATCGACGGCGTTTGCCCGTGGCGACATCACTTTTCTCCAGCCGGACAATGCCAAGGTGCTGGCGTTTGTGCGTCGGCATGAAGACGAGACGATCCTGGTGGTGGCGAACCTTTCGCGGTTTGCGCAGCATGTGGAATTGAACCTCATGGACTTCGCGGGACTGGTGCCAGAGGAGATGTTTGGTCGTCATCGTTGGCCAGCCATTGATCAGAATCCGATGTCGGTAATGATGGGACCGCATGGATTTTATTGGTTCAAGCTGCAACCAGCGAACACTTATCAATCGGGGCTGTTGACCTGGGAGCCGACGCTCATGCGCGCAGGTGCCAAATGGACGCCAGCGTTGGTGCGTGAGATCGAGACGAGCATCCTTCCACTTTACTTGCCCACCTGCCGATGGTTTGGCGGGAAAGGGCGGCGTGTGAGAGATATTGTTGTAAGCCAGGAGATCGATGTGGAGACGCCTGCGGTCAGGGTGCTGGTGGTCGAAGTGATGTTCCTCGAAGGTCTTGCCGAGAAATATTTGCTGCCGCTGGCGGTGTTGCAGGGCGAAGAGGCGAGGGTGTTGTCAGCCGCGCACCCGCAATCGGTGATTGGCAAGTTTGCAGGCGATGAGGTGTTGTGTGACGCGTTTTATCTGGCGGAGTTCCGTGTTGAGTTATTGCAACACATTGCCGGATCAACCAGCGTGGGCGGCAATGAGGCGCGGTTGGTGGGCGAGCCGGCCAGGGGTTTGAACAAGGAACAGCTGGAACAAGCGTTGAAGCAATCACGGGTGGTGAGTTTGGAGCAATCAAACACGTCCATCATCTACGGTGATTTGTTTTTCATGAAGTTCTTTCGCAAGTTCGAGAGCGGGGTTCATCCTGATCAGGAGATGACGTCCGTGCTGCATGATACCGGTGAGTTTGAACACGTTCCTGAGTATCTTGGCGCGCTGAAGCTGATGGACGCGGAAGGTTCGGGTGCAGCGACGATGTTGTGCCGATACACGCCGCATCAGGGTCCCGGCTGGACCTATGTGCTGGACGAGGTGGCGGGTTTTTGTGATCGCGTTCTGGAGAATCGCGCGGATCCGTCGGGAGCGTCGTTGGAAGAGATGATTGGACCGCTTTTCGCGATGCGAGTGGAGCAGCTGGCGGTGATCACGGCGGAGATGCATCTGGCGTTGCTGAAGGCGGGAGAGACGCGCAAAGACTTTGCGCCTGAGGCGTTCAGCATGCATTACCAGCGCTCGTTGAACCAGGGGATGCGAACGGCGGCGGGAAAGGCGTTCCGTCAGCTGGCGGCCCAGAAAGATTTGATGGATGAATCGTCGCGCGAACTGGTCGAGACCCTGTTAAGCTTGAAAGACAAAGCGTATGCCAAACTGGCGGAAGTGCGCAGCAAACCTATGGTTACCGACAAGATCCGCATTCATGGCGATTATCATCTTGGTCAGGTGCTGAACACCGGGAACGATTTTGTGGTGATTGATTTCGAAGGCGAGCCGAGCCTGTCATTGGGTGAGAGACGATTGAAGCGTTCACCGTTGAAAGATGTGGCGGGCATGTTGAGGTCGTTTGATTACGCAGCGGCAGAGGCGTTGCGGCGCGAAGACGCGGATGATGCGGCCATGTTGTCGCCCTGGCTGGCGCAATGGGTCACTTGGGTGCAACAGAAGTTTGTCGCGGCTTATCTGGAAAGAGCAGGCAAGGCATCTTTCCTGCCCGAGGATCGAGACGACCTGAATTGTTTGTTGGAAGTGTTCATGCTTGAGAAGGCGATCTATGAGGTGGGTTATGAACTGAGTTATCGTCCAGAGTTCGCGGTCATCCCATTGCGTGCAGCGGTGAGCATGATCAAGCCGAAGGAGTGA
- the treY gene encoding malto-oligosyltrehalose synthase, with protein sequence MSKQNPIRCTYRLQLHQGFTFQQARELVPYLKNLGVSHVYASPFFRATPGSQHGYDVCDHNELNPEIGTHQDLRDWVEELHRHGLKLIVDFVPNHMGIADLGNFRWRDLLENGPASPYARYFDIEWSPIKPALQNKVLLPVLGEQYGVVLESGGLQLHCNEDEGTFAIHIHGFELPVAIRSTIPVLRHVASKMTEVPDELLSIISAIDHLPPRTEATPETIEERTREKNIIRSRFKKLCIDQPEVLSVLNDVLAEWNDNTKEESLDRLDQLISEQPYRPSYWKVAAEEINYRRFFDVNSLAAIRVDLPEVFENTHQLLFQLFREGLLDGVRIDHIDGLALPAAYLDQLRQRITECMPGDATDPASAVIYVEKILGPEEALPQEWPIDGTTGYEFGNQGMNALLHPDYAPAMTRTYERFIDERQSYKRIVYDSKLLIMQLSMASEINMLGTLLSRLAESHRRSRDFTLNALTAAIREVVAAFPVYRTYLVRDEPPGERDIKVIQFAVSLARRRNPALERSVFEFLRSVLILNPDQSPPLNEDMRWAFVRKFQQCTGPITAKGIEDTTFYRYNRLIALNEVGGEPGNFGDSVETFHHHCIQRAKDWPSSLLATSTHDTKRSEDVRARILALSELAPAWSKAVNSWRRLNQRHKTLVDGVPAPDANEEYYLYQTLVGTWPLHEMNADELAVYIKRIQEHLMKALHEAKVNSSWIDPNADWDQAVEQFIERILSPKKNARFVTSLNEFANRVAPLGAINSLSQTVIKLTVPGVPDIYQGTELWDFSLVDPDNRRPVDFDVRSNGLAAFKPTPELLDQWRDGQIKLFTIQRLLSLRAEHPDLFANGDHVPLHVSDSMENHIVTYLRQHGKQKLLVIVPRLTSTLGFPAIGSCWKDATLDVPGGQWTNILTGATHQAEASLPLSELLADLPFAVLINVAG encoded by the coding sequence ATGAGCAAACAAAATCCCATCCGCTGCACCTACCGTCTCCAGCTGCACCAGGGCTTCACCTTCCAGCAGGCGCGTGAACTGGTGCCCTACTTAAAAAATCTTGGCGTGAGTCACGTGTATGCATCGCCCTTTTTTCGCGCCACACCCGGGAGTCAGCATGGTTACGACGTCTGCGATCATAACGAACTCAATCCTGAAATCGGCACCCATCAGGATCTTCGCGACTGGGTGGAGGAACTGCATCGCCACGGTTTAAAATTAATCGTCGATTTCGTCCCCAACCACATGGGCATCGCCGATCTCGGCAATTTCCGCTGGCGCGATCTGCTCGAAAACGGTCCCGCCTCACCCTATGCGCGTTATTTCGACATTGAATGGAGCCCCATCAAACCAGCACTGCAAAACAAGGTCCTGCTGCCCGTCCTCGGCGAGCAATATGGCGTCGTCCTGGAAAGCGGCGGACTGCAACTCCACTGCAACGAGGACGAAGGCACTTTCGCCATTCACATTCATGGTTTCGAACTGCCCGTCGCCATCCGCAGCACCATTCCTGTGCTCCGTCACGTCGCGTCCAAGATGACCGAAGTGCCCGATGAACTGCTCAGCATCATCTCCGCCATCGACCATCTGCCTCCGCGCACTGAAGCCACGCCCGAAACCATCGAAGAACGCACCCGCGAAAAAAACATCATCCGGTCGCGCTTCAAAAAACTCTGCATCGACCAGCCCGAAGTGCTCAGCGTGCTCAATGACGTCCTCGCAGAATGGAACGACAACACCAAGGAAGAAAGCCTCGATCGACTCGACCAGTTGATCTCCGAACAGCCCTATCGGCCCAGCTACTGGAAAGTCGCCGCCGAAGAAATCAACTACCGCCGCTTCTTCGACGTCAACAGCCTCGCCGCCATCCGGGTCGACCTGCCGGAGGTGTTTGAGAACACCCATCAACTGCTCTTCCAACTGTTCCGCGAAGGCCTGCTGGATGGCGTGCGCATTGATCACATCGATGGCCTCGCCCTGCCCGCTGCCTATCTCGACCAACTGCGCCAACGCATCACTGAGTGTATGCCCGGCGATGCCACCGATCCTGCATCGGCGGTAATTTATGTCGAGAAAATCCTTGGTCCGGAAGAAGCGCTGCCACAAGAGTGGCCGATCGACGGCACCACCGGATATGAATTTGGCAATCAGGGCATGAACGCCCTCCTTCATCCCGACTACGCCCCGGCGATGACCCGAACCTACGAGCGTTTCATTGATGAACGTCAGAGTTACAAACGGATCGTCTATGACAGCAAGTTGCTCATCATGCAACTGTCAATGGCCAGCGAGATCAACATGCTCGGCACCCTGCTCAGCCGGCTCGCGGAAAGCCATCGGCGCTCTCGCGACTTCACTCTCAACGCCCTCACCGCCGCCATTCGTGAAGTCGTTGCCGCCTTCCCCGTCTACCGCACCTATCTGGTGCGCGACGAACCTCCCGGCGAACGCGACATCAAAGTCATTCAGTTCGCCGTTTCACTGGCCCGCCGACGCAATCCCGCCCTGGAAAGGTCGGTGTTCGAGTTCCTGCGCTCGGTGCTTATCCTGAACCCCGATCAGAGCCCGCCATTGAACGAAGACATGCGCTGGGCATTCGTGCGGAAGTTTCAGCAATGCACCGGACCCATCACCGCCAAGGGCATTGAAGACACCACCTTCTATCGCTACAACCGCCTCATCGCATTGAACGAAGTCGGCGGCGAACCGGGCAACTTCGGCGACTCCGTGGAAACGTTTCACCATCACTGCATCCAACGCGCCAAAGACTGGCCCTCTTCCCTTCTCGCCACTTCAACGCACGATACCAAACGCTCCGAAGATGTTCGCGCCCGAATTCTCGCCCTCAGCGAACTCGCACCTGCGTGGTCCAAAGCCGTCAACTCTTGGCGGCGGCTGAACCAACGTCACAAGACTCTCGTCGATGGCGTGCCCGCGCCCGATGCCAATGAGGAGTATTACCTTTATCAAACACTGGTAGGCACCTGGCCATTGCATGAGATGAATGCAGATGAGCTTGCCGTTTACATAAAGCGCATTCAGGAACACCTGATGAAAGCCCTTCATGAGGCCAAGGTCAACAGCAGTTGGATCGACCCCAATGCCGATTGGGATCAAGCCGTCGAACAATTCATCGAGCGTATTCTATCGCCAAAAAAGAACGCCCGTTTTGTAACCTCGCTCAACGAGTTTGCCAATCGCGTCGCCCCCCTCGGTGCCATCAACTCGCTTTCGCAAACCGTGATCAAACTGACAGTTCCAGGTGTCCCGGATATCTATCAAGGCACCGAGCTTTGGGACTTCAGCCTGGTCGATCCCGACAATCGTCGTCCCGTGGATTTTGATGTTCGATCCAACGGACTCGCTGCCTTCAAACCCACTCCCGAATTACTCGATCAGTGGCGCGATGGTCAGATCAAACTCTTCACCATCCAACGCCTGTTGAGCCTTCGCGCAGAACATCCCGACTTGTTTGCCAACGGTGATCATGTGCCTCTCCACGTTTCCGATTCGATGGAGAACCACATCGTCACCTATCTGCGTCAGCACGGAAAGCAGAAGCTCTTGGTGATCGTGCCGCGGCTCACCTCCACACTCGGTTTCCCGGCCATCGGTTCATGTTGGAAGGATGCGACCCTTGACGTCCCCGGCGGTCAGTGGACCAATATCCTTACCGGTGCCACCCATCAAGCCGAAGCTTCGCTGCCACTCTCCGAACTGCTGGCGGATCTGCCGTTCGCCGTTCTTATCAATGTGGCCGGGTAG
- the treZ gene encoding malto-oligosyltrehalose trehalohydrolase, producing the protein MKYANKESGHHFRRLPVGAEVMPGGGFHFRVWAPRSTTVKVLLGGEGAEAGYEWMVDLSAEEEGEGYFSGMAPMAEAGMLYRLRLDGGCFPDPASRFQPFGPHGPSQLVDPAAFEWADQDFSAKSLKGDVIYEMHIGTYTVEGTWNAAMLRLPELAELGVSMIEVMPVAEFPGLRGWGYDGVNLFAPTRLYGTPDDFREFVDEAHRLGMGVMLDVVYNHLGPDGNYLPQYSEDYFHKAQVSDWGDTLNFDDQGSGPVRELFCSNAAHWISEYHLDGLRLDAVHQIFDESDEHLLKELTHAAKFAAGDRKILVVAENEHQQGHLARAVDRGGFGLDGSWSDDFHHSTMVSLTGRNDLFFADYDGSAQELISVSKWGFLYQGQCSRWSGQPRGTTSLDLEPWNFVVFLQNHDQVANPAWGRRLHGLVTPGALRAVTAWLLLGPNMPMLFQGQEFASSSPFVYFSDLNHDPALAQAITLGREKLLHPFARFAEEHARSYPFQPQEHDTFLACKLNHEERHEHATTYRLHRDLIHLRNADPLIGKCQRCSFDAAVIGPKAMALRYFGDDVTGDRLVLVNLGNDSILSAPDPLLAPPAGWQWKIGWSSETPDYGGGNGGLVIGDFVPTTGLPLEAESALVLVAQRLS; encoded by the coding sequence ATGAAATACGCGAACAAGGAATCAGGACACCATTTCCGACGGCTGCCCGTTGGGGCTGAAGTGATGCCGGGCGGAGGGTTTCATTTCAGAGTATGGGCTCCACGTTCCACAACAGTGAAGGTCCTGCTTGGGGGCGAGGGGGCCGAGGCGGGGTATGAGTGGATGGTAGACTTATCGGCTGAAGAAGAGGGCGAAGGATATTTTTCAGGCATGGCACCGATGGCTGAGGCGGGCATGCTTTATCGATTGAGACTGGATGGTGGATGTTTTCCGGACCCGGCTTCACGGTTTCAACCTTTTGGTCCGCACGGACCTTCACAGTTGGTGGATCCGGCCGCGTTTGAATGGGCGGATCAAGACTTTTCAGCCAAGTCATTGAAGGGAGATGTGATTTACGAGATGCACATCGGCACTTACACGGTGGAAGGCACCTGGAATGCCGCCATGCTTCGTTTGCCTGAGCTTGCGGAGCTGGGGGTTTCGATGATTGAGGTGATGCCGGTAGCAGAATTCCCGGGATTGCGAGGCTGGGGTTACGATGGGGTCAATCTGTTTGCGCCTACGCGTTTGTATGGCACTCCGGATGACTTTCGCGAATTTGTGGATGAGGCCCACCGGCTGGGCATGGGGGTAATGCTTGATGTGGTTTACAATCACTTGGGACCGGATGGAAACTATCTGCCGCAATATTCCGAAGACTATTTTCACAAAGCTCAGGTTTCCGATTGGGGAGATACGCTCAACTTTGACGATCAAGGTTCAGGTCCGGTTCGTGAGTTGTTTTGTTCAAATGCCGCGCACTGGATCAGTGAATATCATCTGGATGGCTTGAGGCTGGACGCGGTGCACCAAATCTTTGATGAGTCGGATGAACATTTGCTTAAAGAATTGACGCATGCGGCGAAGTTCGCCGCAGGAGATCGGAAGATCTTGGTGGTCGCGGAAAATGAACATCAGCAGGGGCATTTGGCGAGGGCGGTTGATCGTGGAGGTTTTGGATTGGATGGGTCTTGGAGTGACGACTTTCATCACAGCACGATGGTGTCGCTGACGGGAAGGAATGATCTGTTTTTTGCGGACTACGATGGATCGGCACAGGAGCTGATTTCGGTAAGCAAGTGGGGTTTTCTTTATCAGGGACAGTGTTCGCGATGGTCGGGACAGCCGCGAGGAACCACATCATTGGATCTCGAGCCGTGGAACTTCGTGGTGTTTTTGCAGAACCATGATCAGGTCGCGAATCCGGCTTGGGGACGACGTCTGCATGGATTGGTCACGCCGGGAGCATTGCGCGCGGTGACGGCGTGGCTGTTGCTGGGTCCAAACATGCCGATGCTGTTTCAAGGACAGGAGTTTGCGTCGTCGTCACCGTTTGTGTATTTTTCGGATCTGAATCATGATCCGGCCCTGGCGCAGGCGATCACACTGGGACGGGAAAAACTGCTGCACCCGTTCGCACGATTCGCGGAAGAGCATGCGCGTTCTTACCCGTTTCAGCCGCAGGAACACGACACCTTCCTGGCCTGCAAGCTAAATCACGAGGAGAGGCATGAGCATGCAACAACCTACCGACTGCATCGCGATTTGATTCACCTGCGCAATGCGGATCCTTTGATTGGCAAATGCCAACGGTGTAGTTTCGACGCTGCGGTGATTGGTCCAAAGGCGATGGCCTTGCGTTATTTCGGCGATGATGTGACGGGTGATCGACTGGTGCTGGTTAATCTAGGCAATGATTCAATTTTGTCGGCACCCGATCCGTTGCTGGCACCGCCGGCGGGTTGGCAGTGGAAAATTGGGTGGAGCAGCGAGACTCCAGACTATGGCGGTGGCAACGGCGGACTGGTCATCGGTGACTTCGTGCCCACCACCGGACTTCCGCTAGAAGCGGAGTCGGCGTTGGTGTTGGTGGCACAAAGATTAAGTTAG
- a CDS encoding Ku protein — MRAIWKGSISFGLVNIPIALFPATKTEDIKFRLLRDKDMSPVNYKRVAAADGKEVPWANIVKGYEHEKGSFVVLKDDDFKRVDIEATQTVDILSFVQLGDVNPVFFHKPYYMEPLKGADKAYVLLRDALRDSGKIGIAKVVIKTRQHLAAVKPQEEGLMLELMHYASELRDLDEFRQPKETQPSKRELDMAKALIKSMSDEWNPEGYQNEYRDALEEMIEEKIARGSKPAPKAKARKQPSNVIDLVAVLEESLRGSSSASAKTKKKTPAKKAAKKTTAKRTKKRAPAKKRSRTKAA, encoded by the coding sequence ATGCGCGCCATCTGGAAAGGTTCCATCAGTTTCGGGCTAGTGAACATTCCCATCGCTTTGTTCCCCGCGACCAAAACCGAGGACATCAAGTTCCGCCTTTTGCGGGACAAGGACATGAGTCCTGTCAACTACAAGCGTGTAGCTGCCGCCGATGGCAAAGAGGTCCCTTGGGCGAATATCGTGAAAGGTTACGAGCACGAGAAAGGCAGCTTCGTGGTTCTCAAAGACGACGACTTCAAACGGGTGGACATCGAAGCCACTCAAACCGTGGACATCCTGTCATTTGTGCAACTCGGGGACGTCAATCCGGTGTTTTTCCACAAACCCTATTACATGGAGCCCCTCAAAGGTGCCGACAAGGCTTACGTGTTGCTTCGCGATGCGCTGCGCGACAGCGGCAAAATCGGCATCGCCAAAGTGGTGATCAAAACCCGACAACATCTGGCCGCCGTGAAACCGCAGGAAGAGGGTCTGATGTTGGAATTGATGCATTATGCCTCCGAGTTGCGTGACCTCGACGAGTTCCGGCAGCCGAAGGAAACGCAGCCCAGCAAACGCGAGTTGGACATGGCCAAGGCGCTCATCAAATCCATGAGTGACGAATGGAATCCTGAAGGTTATCAGAATGAATACCGCGATGCTCTGGAAGAGATGATCGAGGAGAAAATCGCTCGCGGATCAAAACCCGCGCCCAAAGCCAAGGCACGCAAGCAGCCCTCCAATGTCATCGACCTGGTGGCCGTATTGGAAGAAAGTTTGCGTGGCTCCAGCTCCGCATCAGCCAAGACGAAGAAGAAGACTCCCGCGAAAAAGGCGGCGAAAAAAACCACCGCGAAGAGAACCAAAAAACGTGCGCCTGCAAAAAAACGCAGCCGCACCAAGGCGGCTTAA